Proteins found in one Flavobacterium channae genomic segment:
- the serS gene encoding serine--tRNA ligase, with the protein MLQIAYIRENKDEVVKRLAKKNLDAKSAIEEVIVLDEKRRATQVELDTIKSESNKLSKDIGDLMKSGEKAKAEILKEKSVQLREKDKELTEVLNTYATKLQEELYKLPNLPADIVPEGKTPEENLNVYQEGEIPKLHEGALPHWELAKKYDLIDFELGVKITGAGFPVYKGKCAKLQRALITYFLDKNTDAGYLEYQVPHLVNEASGFGTGQLPDKEGQMYHVGVDDLYLIPTAEVPVTNIFRDVLLNENDLPILCTGYTPCFRREAGSYGAHVRGLNRLHQFDKVEIVRIEHPEKSYEALDGMVEHVKGILQELKLPYRILRLCGGDMSFASALTYDFEVYSTAQERWLEISSVSNFETFQANRLKLRFKDKEGKNQLAHTLNGSSLALPRVLAGILENYQTPEGIVVPEVLRKYTGFDIIN; encoded by the coding sequence ATGTTACAGATAGCGTACATTAGAGAAAACAAAGACGAAGTAGTAAAACGATTAGCTAAGAAAAACTTAGATGCTAAAAGTGCAATCGAAGAAGTAATTGTACTAGACGAAAAAAGAAGAGCAACTCAAGTTGAATTAGACACTATCAAATCCGAGTCAAATAAGCTATCCAAAGATATTGGCGATTTAATGAAAAGTGGTGAAAAAGCAAAAGCTGAAATCTTAAAAGAAAAATCAGTTCAACTTCGTGAAAAAGACAAAGAATTGACCGAAGTATTGAATACATATGCCACTAAATTACAAGAAGAATTATACAAATTGCCTAATTTACCAGCCGACATCGTTCCGGAAGGAAAAACTCCAGAAGAAAACTTAAACGTGTATCAAGAAGGTGAAATTCCTAAATTACACGAAGGTGCTTTACCTCACTGGGAATTAGCAAAAAAATACGATTTAATTGATTTCGAATTAGGCGTAAAAATCACAGGTGCAGGTTTCCCAGTTTACAAAGGAAAATGTGCTAAATTACAACGTGCTTTAATCACTTATTTCCTTGATAAAAATACCGATGCTGGTTACTTAGAATACCAAGTTCCACATTTAGTAAATGAAGCCTCTGGTTTTGGAACAGGGCAATTACCTGATAAAGAAGGACAAATGTATCACGTTGGAGTTGATGATTTGTATTTAATTCCAACAGCTGAAGTTCCAGTAACGAATATCTTCAGAGATGTTTTATTAAACGAAAATGACTTACCAATTCTTTGCACAGGTTACACACCATGTTTCCGTCGCGAAGCAGGTTCTTATGGTGCTCACGTTCGTGGATTGAATCGTTTGCACCAATTTGACAAAGTAGAAATTGTTCGTATTGAACATCCTGAAAAATCTTACGAAGCATTAGATGGAATGGTGGAACACGTAAAAGGAATTTTACAAGAATTAAAATTACCATATAGAATTCTAAGATTATGCGGTGGCGATATGAGTTTTGCTTCTGCCTTAACTTATGATTTTGAAGTGTATTCAACAGCACAAGAGCGTTGGTTAGAAATTAGTTCGGTTTCTAATTTTGAAACATTCCAAGCAAATCGTTTGAAATTACGTTTTAAAGACAAAGAAGGTAAAAACCAATTAGCACACACGTTGAATGGAAGTTCATTGGCGTTACCAAGAGTATTAGCTGGAATTTTAGAAAACTATCAAACGCCAGAAGGTATCGTAGTTCCTGAAGTTTTAAGAAAATACACTGGATTTGATATCATTAACTAA
- a CDS encoding tetratricopeptide repeat protein — MLQKIAFFILFLSSFWVSAQNEQLAMDYFEKGEFQKALTLFEEISTKQPSNYFFFQKVVECYQQLQQYDKAENAITKRKDKYNQPLLYIELGYNYQLQKNTDKADKNYEIAIQEVEKEPNYAYQVANSFEKKVLLTWALKAYETAQKKNPNLNFDYQTAMIQGQLGNLEVMLNKLLDYGFNTPDGTPMVQNQLTRFLMDDTDGTFAATIRKNLLLRTQKSQDVYWNQFLSWFFVQQKEYGKAFIQEKAVYKRNPESFYNIVTLGSMAMEEKQFEDTKLILEFVLENTQDVELQMKAHHFLISMEMESATSKDYPAIDLKLQELLKKYGISPYSTDLQILSAHFKTFYLNQSKLGIELLQNTLKLPLNVREQSKVKMELADIMVYDEKFNQAILYYAQVEDNLKNDVLAHEASLKLAKANFYKKDFDWTLQQVKVLKQSPSLLIANDAIEMFLLIQDNSAEDSLRVALQAYSTADLKLYQNKKEEALQLFLAILQKHKGERIEEGTLFKVGKIYEEKGDFNKALTYYQNILDNHKDGIYKDEALYFSAEIYRKHLLDNEKAKALYEKVVLEHPDSLYYTESRKQYRTLRGDSTI, encoded by the coding sequence ATGTTGCAAAAAATTGCTTTTTTCATATTGTTTTTGTCCTCGTTTTGGGTTTCGGCACAGAATGAGCAATTGGCTATGGACTATTTTGAAAAAGGCGAGTTTCAAAAAGCACTGACTTTATTTGAGGAAATTTCGACCAAACAACCTTCCAATTATTTCTTTTTTCAAAAAGTAGTGGAATGTTACCAACAATTGCAACAATACGATAAAGCGGAAAACGCAATCACCAAACGAAAAGACAAATACAACCAACCTTTGTTATATATTGAATTGGGTTACAATTACCAACTTCAAAAAAACACCGACAAAGCGGATAAAAATTACGAAATAGCCATTCAAGAAGTTGAAAAAGAGCCGAATTACGCATATCAAGTTGCTAATTCCTTTGAGAAAAAAGTATTGTTGACTTGGGCATTAAAAGCATATGAAACGGCTCAAAAGAAAAATCCTAATCTAAATTTCGATTACCAAACTGCTATGATTCAAGGGCAATTGGGCAATTTAGAAGTCATGTTGAACAAATTATTAGATTACGGTTTCAATACGCCAGATGGAACTCCAATGGTTCAAAATCAGTTGACTCGTTTTTTAATGGACGATACCGATGGTACTTTTGCAGCGACTATTCGAAAAAACTTATTGCTAAGAACTCAAAAGTCGCAAGATGTATATTGGAACCAATTTTTAAGTTGGTTTTTCGTTCAGCAAAAAGAATACGGAAAAGCATTTATTCAAGAGAAAGCGGTTTACAAGAGAAATCCAGAAAGTTTTTACAACATTGTCACTTTGGGAAGCATGGCAATGGAAGAAAAACAATTTGAGGATACTAAACTAATTTTGGAATTTGTTTTGGAAAATACCCAAGATGTAGAATTACAAATGAAAGCGCATCATTTTCTAATTTCCATGGAAATGGAATCAGCGACTTCAAAAGACTATCCTGCTATTGATTTAAAACTTCAAGAGTTGTTGAAAAAATATGGCATTAGTCCGTATTCAACAGACTTGCAAATTCTCTCGGCTCACTTTAAAACGTTTTATTTGAATCAATCGAAATTAGGAATTGAATTGTTGCAAAACACCTTGAAACTTCCATTAAATGTGAGAGAACAATCAAAAGTAAAAATGGAATTAGCTGATATTATGGTCTATGATGAAAAATTCAATCAAGCCATTTTGTATTATGCACAAGTAGAAGATAATTTAAAAAACGATGTTTTAGCGCACGAAGCAAGCCTGAAATTAGCAAAAGCCAACTTCTATAAAAAAGATTTCGATTGGACATTGCAACAAGTAAAAGTTTTGAAACAATCGCCAAGTTTATTAATTGCAAATGATGCGATTGAAATGTTTTTACTTATTCAAGACAATTCAGCCGAAGACAGTTTACGAGTAGCACTTCAAGCCTATTCAACAGCGGATTTAAAATTGTATCAGAATAAAAAAGAAGAAGCACTTCAACTCTTTTTAGCCATTTTACAAAAACACAAAGGCGAAAGAATCGAAGAAGGAACCTTATTCAAAGTTGGCAAAATTTATGAAGAAAAAGGTGATTTCAACAAAGCCTTAACGTATTATCAAAATATTTTAGACAACCATAAAGACGGAATTTACAAAGATGAAGCTTTATACTTTTCAGCAGAGATTTATAGAAAACATCTTTTAGACAACGAAAAAGCAAAAGCATTATACGAAAAAGTAGTTTTAGAACATCCCGATAGTTTGTATTATACCGAAAGTAGAAAACAATACAGAACATTGCGAGGTGATTCGACAATTTAA
- a CDS encoding DUF4286 family protein gives MIIYNVTINVDESIHSAWLKWMQNKHINDVLATGLFTNAKMVRVLVEEEMGGVTYAVQYFTDSRAKLEDYYQNHAPRLRQEGLQLFADKMLAFRTELEVMEEFYGETN, from the coding sequence ATGATTATATACAACGTAACCATAAACGTAGACGAAAGCATTCATTCCGCTTGGTTAAAGTGGATGCAAAACAAACATATTAACGATGTTTTAGCAACCGGTTTGTTTACCAATGCTAAAATGGTTCGCGTTTTGGTAGAAGAAGAAATGGGTGGCGTAACATATGCCGTTCAATATTTTACCGATTCTAGAGCCAAATTGGAAGACTATTACCAAAATCACGCACCAAGATTACGCCAAGAAGGCTTACAACTTTTTGCAGATAAAATGTTAGCGTTTAGAACGGAGTTGGAAGTGATGGAAGAATTCTACGGAGAAACGAATTAA
- the rsmA gene encoding 16S rRNA (adenine(1518)-N(6)/adenine(1519)-N(6))-dimethyltransferase RsmA — protein sequence MEKVTAKKHLGQHFLKDESIAKDIADTLSLEGYSKILEIGPGMGVLTKYLLDKPTETFVIEIDKESVEYLGVHYPKLENHIISKDFLKYNLNEVFNGEPFAIIGNFPYNISTQIVFKTLEMRDQIPEFAGMFQKEVAERICEKKGSKTYGILSVLAQAFYEAEYLFTVPPDVFNPPPKVDSGVMRLRRKADYSLPCDEKLFFRVVKTAFQQRRKTLRNSLKTLNFSDNLKEDSIFDLRPEQLSVEQFIEITQKIAADGV from the coding sequence ATGGAAAAAGTAACCGCAAAAAAACACTTAGGACAACATTTCCTAAAAGACGAAAGCATCGCAAAAGATATTGCTGATACACTTTCGCTAGAAGGCTATTCTAAAATTTTGGAAATTGGTCCAGGAATGGGTGTTTTAACCAAATATTTATTGGACAAACCAACCGAAACCTTTGTAATTGAAATCGATAAAGAATCGGTAGAATATTTGGGCGTTCACTATCCAAAATTAGAAAATCATATCATTTCGAAAGACTTTTTAAAATACAATTTAAACGAAGTTTTCAATGGCGAACCTTTTGCAATTATTGGAAATTTTCCATACAATATTTCGACTCAAATTGTATTCAAAACTCTAGAAATGCGCGATCAAATTCCGGAATTCGCTGGGATGTTTCAAAAAGAAGTAGCCGAAAGAATTTGCGAGAAAAAAGGAAGTAAAACCTATGGAATTCTATCCGTTTTAGCCCAAGCATTTTATGAGGCAGAATACTTATTTACAGTTCCGCCGGATGTTTTCAATCCACCACCAAAAGTAGATTCTGGTGTAATGCGATTAAGAAGAAAAGCAGATTATTCGTTACCATGTGATGAAAAATTATTCTTCCGAGTAGTGAAAACCGCTTTTCAACAAAGAAGAAAAACATTGCGAAATAGCTTAAAAACATTGAATTTTTCTGATAATTTAAAAGAAGATAGTATCTTTGACCTGCGTCCGGAGCAACTTTCGGTAGAACAATTTATTGAAATCACCCAAAAAATAGCAGCCGATGGAGTTTAA
- the mgtE gene encoding magnesium transporter: MEFKISREFLSEIEQLISENKSQELLTLLEDIHFADIAEIMEELDDYGASYIFNTLDSEKTAEILLELDEEVREKILKNLSPKEIAEELDELSTDDAADIIAELPQHKKEQVISELEDVEHAKDIVDLLRYDEDSAGGLMGKELVKVNENWNVLTCVKEMRAQAENVSRVHSIYVVDDEERLKGRLSLKDLLTTSTKTPISEVYIKKVDYVKVDTKDVEVARIMQKYDLEAIPVVDELGRLVGRITIDDIVDVIKEEADKDYQLAAGISQDVEADDSVLELTKARLPWLVLALLGGFISVHVLGIFEPIMKLHPELFFFTPLIAAMAGNVGVQSSAIIVQGLANNTIIGPIVERLLKELSLSLLNGIILSAILLLGSYFLLGYEIHVGYTVSIALLSVIIMASLIGTFIPIILNKYGVDPALATGPFITTSNDILGILTYFTIAKIILGI, from the coding sequence ATGGAGTTTAAAATCAGCAGAGAGTTTCTATCTGAAATAGAACAACTTATAAGTGAAAACAAATCGCAAGAATTACTTACACTTCTTGAAGATATTCACTTTGCTGATATTGCCGAAATCATGGAAGAACTCGATGATTATGGCGCTTCTTATATATTTAACACCCTTGATTCTGAAAAAACAGCCGAAATTCTTCTTGAATTAGATGAAGAAGTTCGTGAGAAAATCTTAAAAAACCTTTCACCAAAAGAAATTGCAGAAGAGTTAGACGAACTTAGTACTGATGACGCTGCCGACATTATTGCCGAATTACCACAACACAAAAAAGAACAAGTAATTTCGGAATTAGAAGACGTTGAACACGCAAAAGACATTGTTGACTTATTACGTTACGATGAAGATTCTGCCGGTGGATTAATGGGAAAAGAGCTTGTAAAAGTTAACGAAAACTGGAATGTTCTTACTTGTGTAAAAGAAATGCGAGCTCAAGCAGAAAACGTTTCTAGAGTGCATTCTATTTACGTAGTTGATGATGAAGAAAGATTGAAAGGTCGTTTGTCTTTAAAAGATTTATTAACTACCTCAACAAAAACTCCAATTAGCGAAGTTTACATCAAAAAAGTAGACTACGTAAAAGTTGATACAAAAGATGTAGAAGTTGCCCGAATAATGCAAAAATATGACTTGGAGGCCATTCCGGTAGTGGATGAACTTGGGCGTTTAGTAGGCAGAATTACCATTGATGATATCGTAGACGTTATCAAGGAAGAAGCCGACAAAGATTACCAGTTAGCAGCCGGGATTTCGCAAGACGTTGAAGCGGATGATAGCGTTTTAGAATTAACAAAAGCGCGTTTACCATGGTTGGTTTTAGCGTTATTAGGAGGTTTTATTTCGGTTCATGTTTTGGGAATTTTCGAACCTATCATGAAATTACATCCTGAGTTGTTTTTCTTTACACCGCTGATTGCCGCAATGGCTGGAAATGTTGGTGTACAATCTTCGGCGATTATTGTCCAAGGTTTGGCAAACAACACTATTATTGGCCCTATTGTGGAACGTTTATTAAAAGAACTTTCCTTAAGTTTACTTAACGGAATTATTCTTTCTGCAATTTTACTTTTAGGAAGTTACTTTTTATTAGGATACGAAATTCATGTAGGATATACCGTTTCAATTGCCTTACTTTCGGTAATTATTATGGCGTCGTTAATTGGAACTTTTATTCCAATTATTTTAAACAAATATGGCGTTGACCCTGCATTAGCAACAGGACCGTTTATTACAACCAGTAACGACATCTTAGGAATCTTGACCTATTTTACAATTGCCAAGATTATTTTGGGGATTTAG